The Paraburkholderia sp. ZP32-5 genome includes a window with the following:
- a CDS encoding MarC family protein — protein MEYTFLSATVLLVLITDPLGNIPLFISCLRGVAPERRTVVILREVAIAFAILLVFMVLGQGFLRMMSLSDQSLRIGGGIVLFLIALRMVFPHPDGPFGGDARGGEPLIVPLAIPALAGPSALATVMLLTSQAPGKTFEWIGALTVTMIVCAIVLMLAERIQAWLGERTMAAFERLMGLVLVAISVEMMLGGIRSFVHQL, from the coding sequence GTGGAGTACACCTTCCTGTCCGCGACCGTGCTGCTGGTTCTGATTACCGATCCGCTAGGCAACATCCCACTTTTCATCAGCTGTCTGCGCGGCGTGGCGCCCGAGCGTCGCACGGTCGTCATCCTGCGCGAAGTTGCTATTGCGTTTGCGATCCTGCTGGTGTTCATGGTGCTCGGTCAGGGCTTTCTGCGCATGATGAGCCTGTCGGACCAGTCGCTGCGGATCGGCGGCGGGATCGTGCTGTTCCTGATCGCGCTGCGTATGGTGTTCCCGCATCCGGACGGTCCGTTCGGCGGCGACGCGCGTGGCGGCGAACCGCTGATCGTGCCGCTCGCGATTCCCGCGCTCGCGGGTCCGTCGGCGCTCGCGACGGTAATGCTGCTGACCTCGCAGGCGCCCGGCAAGACGTTCGAGTGGATCGGCGCGCTGACCGTCACGATGATCGTCTGTGCAATCGTGCTGATGCTGGCCGAGCGTATTCAGGCGTGGCTCGGCGAGCGCACGATGGCGGCTTTCGAGCGGCTGATGGGCCTCGTACTCGTGGCGATATCAGTGGAGATGATGCTCGGCGGTATCCGTTCTTTCGTACATCAGCTGTGA
- a CDS encoding PP0621 family protein — protein MRQIFLLILLFIVGQWLVKALRRHDAQTAQRTGSGAQDGRGANGAANGGARGASGASAPPQLAEPMIRCVECGVHAPKSDSVSVAGQVFCCAAHAQRHGARPSGRDAR, from the coding sequence ATGCGACAAATCTTTTTGCTGATCTTGCTGTTCATCGTCGGCCAATGGCTCGTGAAGGCGCTGCGCCGTCACGACGCGCAAACCGCGCAGCGCACCGGCTCCGGTGCGCAGGACGGCCGTGGTGCGAATGGTGCCGCGAACGGCGGTGCCCGTGGGGCGAGCGGCGCCAGTGCGCCGCCGCAGCTCGCCGAGCCGATGATCCGCTGCGTCGAGTGCGGCGTGCATGCGCCGAAGAGCGATTCGGTCAGTGTGGCAGGCCAGGTGTTCTGCTGCGCCGCGCACGCGCAGCGCCACGGCGCGCGTCCGTCGGGACGTGACGCCCGATGA
- a CDS encoding ribonucleoside-diphosphate reductase subunit alpha has product MQTTDNVTTRYEGSPTGHAFGQTQGTQALAPQASYADYKVIRRNGSVVSFEPSKIAIAVTKAFLAVNGGQGAASARVRELVEQLTQSVVRALLRSRPNGGTFHIEDIQDQVELALMRGGEHNVARAYVLYREKRNQARAHDDHTEAASTPGLNVTDNGVTRPLDMAALRGIIESACANLGDAVSAEPIVAETVKNLYDGVPMSQVYDSAILAARTMIEKDPAYSQATARILLHTIRREILEEEVTQAEMGERYAEYFPQFIKRGVQAELLDDKLLQFDLKRLGAALDANRDLQFGYLGLQTLYDRYFLHHDNVRIEMPQAFFMRVAMGLSLGEIDREARAIEFYNVLSSFDFMSSTPTLFNSGTRRSQLSSCYLTTVDDDLDGIYEALKENALLSKFAGGLGNDWTRVRALGSHIKGTNGKSQGVVPFLKVVNDTAVAVNQGGKRKGAVCAYLESWHLDIEEFLELRKNTGDDRRRTHDMNTANWIPDLFMKRVMEGGDWTLFSPSTCPDLHDKFGAAFETAYTAYEDKVARGEIKLFKKIPAAQLWRKMLGMLFETGHPWITFKDPCNVRSPQQHVGVVHSSNLCTEITLNTSDTEIAVCNLGSVNLVAHLKEQADGTLALDHDKLKRTVSVAMRMLDNVIDINYYAVAKARNSNLKHRPVGMGIMGFQDCLHMLRTSYASAEAVEFADRSMEAVCYYAYYASTELAEERGRYSSYRGSLWDRGILPQDSVALLAEARGGYVEVDSSESMDWPALRSRIATYGMRNSNCIAIAPTATISNIIGVSACIEPTYQNLYVKSNLSGEFTVVNDYLVRDLKARGLWDEVMVADLKYFDGTLSRIDRIPADLRAIYATAFEVDPVWLVEAASRRQKWIDQAQSLNIYMAGASGKKLDEIYKLAWLRGLKTTYYLRTMAATHVEKSTVAHGALNAVSSGSEGSGNAGGAAGGFGVSGAAGGSAGGFQAAAAAAAASTAIAVDAAPEADGPVCMMRPGDPGFDECEACQ; this is encoded by the coding sequence ATGCAAACCACCGACAACGTGACGACCCGTTACGAGGGCTCACCGACTGGCCATGCGTTCGGCCAGACTCAGGGCACGCAGGCGCTCGCCCCGCAAGCGAGCTACGCCGACTACAAGGTGATCCGCCGCAACGGCAGCGTAGTGTCGTTCGAGCCGTCGAAAATCGCGATCGCCGTGACGAAGGCGTTCCTCGCCGTCAACGGCGGGCAGGGCGCGGCGTCGGCGCGAGTGCGCGAACTGGTCGAGCAACTCACGCAGAGCGTGGTGCGCGCGCTGCTGCGCAGCCGCCCGAACGGCGGCACGTTCCATATCGAAGACATCCAGGATCAGGTCGAGCTCGCGCTGATGCGTGGCGGCGAACACAACGTCGCGCGTGCGTACGTGCTGTACCGCGAGAAGCGCAACCAGGCGCGCGCGCATGATGACCACACCGAGGCCGCCAGCACGCCGGGTCTGAACGTGACCGACAACGGCGTGACGCGCCCGCTCGACATGGCGGCGCTGCGCGGCATCATCGAGTCCGCGTGCGCGAACCTGGGCGACGCGGTGAGCGCCGAGCCGATCGTCGCGGAAACGGTGAAGAACCTGTACGACGGTGTGCCGATGAGCCAGGTCTACGACTCGGCCATCCTCGCAGCCCGCACGATGATCGAAAAGGATCCGGCGTACAGCCAGGCCACCGCGCGCATCCTGCTGCACACGATCCGCCGCGAGATCCTCGAAGAGGAAGTCACGCAAGCCGAAATGGGCGAGCGCTACGCCGAGTACTTCCCGCAGTTCATCAAGCGCGGCGTGCAAGCCGAGCTGCTCGACGACAAGCTGCTGCAGTTCGACCTGAAGCGCCTCGGCGCCGCGCTCGACGCGAACCGCGACCTGCAGTTCGGCTACCTCGGCCTGCAGACGCTGTATGACCGCTACTTCCTGCATCACGACAACGTGCGTATCGAAATGCCGCAGGCATTCTTTATGCGTGTCGCGATGGGCCTGTCGCTGGGCGAGATCGACCGCGAAGCGCGCGCGATCGAGTTCTACAACGTGCTGTCGAGCTTCGACTTCATGAGCTCGACGCCGACGCTGTTCAACTCGGGCACGCGCCGCTCGCAGCTGTCGTCGTGCTACCTGACCACGGTCGATGACGACCTCGACGGCATCTACGAAGCGCTGAAGGAAAACGCGCTGCTGTCGAAGTTCGCCGGCGGTCTCGGCAACGACTGGACGCGCGTGCGCGCGCTCGGCTCGCACATCAAGGGCACCAACGGCAAGTCGCAGGGCGTGGTGCCGTTCCTGAAGGTCGTCAACGACACGGCGGTCGCCGTGAACCAGGGCGGCAAGCGCAAGGGCGCGGTGTGCGCGTACCTCGAATCGTGGCACCTCGACATCGAGGAGTTCCTGGAGCTGCGCAAGAACACCGGCGACGACCGCCGCCGCACGCACGACATGAACACCGCGAACTGGATTCCCGACCTGTTCATGAAGCGCGTGATGGAAGGCGGCGACTGGACGCTGTTCTCGCCGTCCACCTGCCCGGACCTGCACGACAAGTTCGGCGCCGCGTTCGAAACGGCTTACACGGCTTACGAAGACAAGGTCGCGCGCGGCGAGATCAAGCTGTTCAAGAAGATCCCGGCGGCGCAACTGTGGCGCAAGATGCTCGGCATGCTGTTCGAAACCGGCCATCCGTGGATCACGTTCAAGGATCCGTGCAATGTGCGCTCGCCGCAACAGCACGTCGGCGTCGTCCACTCGTCGAACCTGTGCACGGAAATCACGCTGAACACCAGCGACACCGAAATCGCCGTGTGTAACCTCGGCTCGGTGAACCTCGTCGCGCACCTGAAGGAACAGGCCGACGGCACGCTCGCGCTCGACCACGACAAGCTGAAGCGCACGGTCAGCGTCGCGATGCGCATGCTCGACAACGTGATCGACATCAATTACTACGCGGTCGCCAAGGCGCGTAACTCGAACCTGAAGCACCGCCCGGTCGGCATGGGCATCATGGGCTTCCAGGACTGCCTGCACATGCTGCGCACATCGTACGCGTCGGCCGAAGCGGTCGAGTTCGCCGACCGTTCGATGGAAGCGGTCTGCTACTACGCGTACTACGCGTCGACCGAACTCGCCGAGGAGCGCGGCCGCTACTCGAGCTACCGCGGCTCGCTGTGGGATCGCGGCATCCTCCCGCAGGATTCGGTGGCGCTGCTCGCCGAAGCACGCGGCGGTTATGTCGAAGTGGATTCGAGCGAGTCGATGGACTGGCCCGCGCTGCGTTCGCGCATCGCGACCTACGGCATGCGCAACTCGAACTGTATTGCGATCGCTCCGACCGCGACGATCTCGAACATCATCGGCGTGTCGGCGTGTATCGAGCCGACCTATCAGAACCTGTATGTGAAGTCGAACCTGTCGGGCGAGTTCACGGTGGTCAACGACTACCTGGTGCGCGACCTGAAGGCACGCGGCCTGTGGGACGAAGTGATGGTCGCCGACCTGAAGTACTTCGACGGCACGCTGTCGCGCATCGACCGCATCCCGGCCGACCTGCGCGCGATCTACGCGACCGCGTTCGAAGTCGATCCGGTGTGGCTCGTCGAGGCGGCCTCGCGTCGTCAGAAGTGGATCGACCAGGCGCAGTCGCTGAACATCTACATGGCGGGCGCGTCGGGCAAGAAGCTCGACGAGATCTACAAGCTCGCATGGCTGCGCGGCCTGAAGACTACCTACTACCTGCGCACGATGGCGGCGACGCACGTCGAGAAGTCGACGGTCGCGCACGGCGCGCTGAACGCGGTGAGCTCGGGGTCCGAGGGTTCGGGTAACGCAGGCGGCGCGGCCGGCGGCTTCGGCGTGAGCGGTGCGGCGGGTGGATCGGCGGGTGGCTTCCAGGCTGCCGCGGCTGCTGCTGCCGCATCGACGGCGATTGCAGTCGATGCAGCACCTGAAGCCGACGGTCCGGTGTGCATGATGCGTCCGGGCGACCCTGGCTTCGACGAGTGCGAGGCTTGCCAGTAA
- the ffh gene encoding signal recognition particle protein — MLDNLTQRMARVVKTLRGEARLTEANTQEMLREVRLALLEADVALPVVREFIAKVKEKALGEEVISSLSPGQALVGVVQRELTAVIGGDYEGKASELNLAVTPPAIILMAGLQGAGKTTTVGKLAKLLREKYKKKVLTVSCDVYRPAAIAQLKTVTEQVGADFFPSEPNQKPVDIARAAVDWAKRHYHDVLLVDTAGRLGIDEAMMQEIAALHAELKPAETLFVVDAMLGQDAVNTAKAFSDALPLTGVVLTKLDGDSRGGAALSVRHVTGKPVKFVGVAEKLDGLEVFHPDRMASRILGMGDILALVEEAQRGVDVQAAQKLADKVKKGGDFDLNDFRAQLTQMKGMGGLSSLMDKLPAQFQQAAAGADMSQAEKQMRRMEGIINSMTPTERAKPELIKATRKRRIAAGAGVQVQEVNRMLNQYEQMRTMMKKLKGGNLQKMMRGMKGMMPGMR, encoded by the coding sequence ATGCTCGACAATCTGACTCAACGGATGGCGCGCGTCGTCAAGACGCTGCGCGGCGAAGCCCGGCTCACCGAGGCCAACACCCAGGAAATGCTGCGCGAAGTGCGTCTCGCACTGCTCGAGGCCGACGTGGCGCTGCCCGTCGTGCGCGAGTTCATCGCGAAGGTCAAGGAGAAGGCGCTCGGCGAGGAAGTGATCAGCAGCCTGTCGCCGGGTCAGGCGCTCGTCGGCGTGGTGCAGCGCGAGCTGACCGCGGTGATCGGCGGCGATTACGAAGGCAAGGCATCCGAGCTCAATCTCGCGGTCACGCCGCCCGCGATCATCCTGATGGCGGGTTTGCAGGGCGCCGGTAAGACGACCACGGTCGGCAAGCTCGCGAAGCTGCTGCGCGAGAAGTACAAGAAGAAGGTGCTGACGGTTTCGTGCGACGTCTATCGTCCCGCCGCTATCGCGCAGTTGAAAACGGTGACCGAGCAGGTCGGCGCCGACTTCTTCCCGTCCGAGCCGAACCAGAAGCCGGTCGACATCGCGCGCGCCGCGGTCGATTGGGCCAAGCGCCACTACCACGACGTGCTGCTGGTCGACACGGCCGGCCGTCTCGGTATCGACGAAGCGATGATGCAGGAAATCGCCGCGCTGCACGCCGAACTGAAGCCGGCCGAAACGCTGTTCGTCGTCGATGCGATGCTCGGTCAGGACGCGGTCAACACAGCGAAGGCGTTCAGCGATGCGCTGCCGCTCACCGGCGTCGTGCTCACCAAGCTCGACGGCGACTCGCGCGGTGGCGCGGCGCTGTCGGTGCGTCACGTGACGGGCAAGCCGGTCAAGTTCGTCGGTGTCGCCGAAAAGCTCGACGGTCTCGAAGTGTTCCACCCGGACCGGATGGCGAGCCGGATTCTCGGCATGGGCGACATCCTCGCGCTCGTCGAGGAAGCGCAACGCGGCGTCGACGTGCAAGCCGCGCAGAAGCTCGCCGACAAGGTCAAGAAGGGCGGCGACTTCGATCTGAACGATTTCCGCGCGCAGCTCACGCAAATGAAAGGCATGGGCGGCCTGTCGTCGCTGATGGACAAACTGCCCGCGCAGTTCCAGCAGGCCGCGGCCGGCGCCGACATGAGCCAGGCGGAAAAGCAGATGCGCCGCATGGAAGGCATCATCAATTCGATGACCCCGACCGAGCGCGCCAAGCCCGAACTGATCAAGGCGACTCGCAAGCGCCGCATCGCCGCGGGCGCGGGCGTGCAGGTGCAGGAGGTCAACCGGATGCTGAACCAGTACGAGCAGATGCGCACGATGATGAAAAAGCTCAAGGGCGGCAACCTGCAGAAGATGATGCGCGGTATGAAGGGCATGATGCCCGGCATGCGCTAA
- the ampD gene encoding 1,6-anhydro-N-acetylmuramyl-L-alanine amidase AmpD has protein sequence MSEAFTVDPDGWVPAARKLPSPNFEARPQGAVPTLIVVHNISLPPNQFGGTAIAELFQNTLDCDAHPYYDTHLRGVRVSAHFVILRDGALEQFVSCNERAWHAGPSNFFGRERCNDFSIGIELEGSDTTAFEAAQYRTLAALVSALNSHYPIDALAGHSDIAPLRKTDPGPHFEWSRLQRETSLDARYFPYLKFSDTR, from the coding sequence ATGAGCGAAGCGTTCACCGTCGATCCCGACGGTTGGGTTCCCGCCGCGCGCAAGCTCCCGTCTCCGAACTTCGAGGCACGGCCGCAAGGCGCGGTGCCGACGCTGATCGTCGTCCACAACATCAGCCTGCCGCCGAACCAGTTCGGCGGCACCGCGATTGCCGAGCTGTTCCAGAACACGCTCGACTGCGACGCCCATCCCTACTACGACACCCATCTGCGCGGCGTGCGCGTGTCCGCGCATTTCGTGATTCTGCGCGACGGTGCGCTCGAACAGTTCGTGTCGTGCAACGAGCGCGCGTGGCATGCGGGGCCGTCGAATTTTTTCGGCCGCGAGCGCTGCAATGATTTCTCGATCGGGATCGAGCTCGAGGGCAGCGACACCACTGCCTTCGAGGCGGCGCAATACCGCACGCTCGCCGCGCTCGTCAGCGCGCTGAACTCGCACTATCCGATCGATGCGCTCGCCGGCCATTCCGACATCGCGCCGCTTCGCAAGACCGATCCCGGTCCACATTTCGAGTGGTCACGGCTGCAACGCGAGACCTCGCTCGACGCTCGGTATTTCCCCTATCTCAAGTTTTCCGATACCCGCTAA
- a CDS encoding hypoxanthine-guanine phosphoribosyltransferase, protein MNREEALHIFQHSEEIVSAPDVTASIARMAGAIRDEMSEDFPLVLSVMGGAAVFTGMLLPHLDFPLEFDYIHLTRYRNSTQGSNEMQWRVAPAESVKDRVVLVLDDILDEGETMAAIRDRILAMGAKRFLSAVLCEKTIPKAKPLRPDYCGFEVPDRYVFGCGMDAKGYWRNLPTIRALTDGA, encoded by the coding sequence ATGAACCGCGAAGAAGCCCTCCATATTTTTCAACATTCCGAAGAGATCGTTTCGGCTCCGGACGTCACTGCGTCGATCGCCCGCATGGCGGGCGCCATCCGCGACGAGATGAGCGAGGACTTCCCGCTCGTGCTGTCGGTGATGGGCGGCGCCGCGGTGTTCACCGGCATGCTGCTGCCGCACCTCGATTTCCCGCTCGAATTCGACTACATCCACCTGACGCGTTATCGCAACAGCACGCAAGGCAGCAATGAGATGCAGTGGCGTGTCGCGCCGGCCGAGTCGGTCAAGGATCGTGTCGTGCTCGTGCTCGACGACATCCTCGACGAAGGCGAAACGATGGCCGCGATCCGCGACCGCATCCTCGCGATGGGGGCGAAGCGTTTCCTGTCCGCAGTGCTGTGCGAGAAGACCATTCCGAAGGCCAAGCCGCTGCGTCCCGATTACTGCGGCTTCGAAGTGCCGGATCGTTATGTGTTCGGCTGCGGGATGGATGCGAAGGGATATTGGCGTAACCTGCCGACCATTCGTGCGCTGACCGACGGGGCTTGA
- a CDS encoding proline--tRNA ligase — protein MKASRFFIGTLKEAPADAEIISHKLMVRAGMIRRVAGGIYNYLPIGLRSIRKVEAIVREEMNRAGAIELLMPAVQPAELWQESGRWEKYGPELLRFKDRKQADFVMGPTHEEVVTDIARNQIKSYRQLPVNFYQVQTKFRDEIRPRFGVMRGREFIMKDAYSFDKDIEGLRESYRKMYDAYVRIFTRLGLDFRAVAADNGSIGGSGSHEFHVIAETGEDDIAYCPTSDFAANVEAAEALPLIAQRAAPAEEMKKTATPGKAKCEAVAELLNIPLERTIKSVVLATENEGAPATIWLLMLRGDHDLNEIKAAKLAGLGNFRMATEAEIIETFGTPPGYLGPINTKKSVNVIADSTVANMSDFVVGANEVDYHITGVNWGRDLPEPVVADIRNVRKGDPSPDGKGVIDICRGIEVGHVFQLGTKYSEAMNATCLDETGKPRPMEMGCYGIGVTRILGAAIEQNFDDKGIIWPESIAPFEVVLCPMGYDRSDAVREQADKLYAELVAAGIDVILDDRGERPGVMFADWELIGVPHRLVIGERGLKDGKLEYQGRRDSEATLLPVEEAATTVIGKVRAALAG, from the coding sequence ATGAAAGCCTCCCGTTTCTTTATCGGCACCCTGAAAGAAGCGCCCGCCGACGCCGAAATCATCAGCCACAAGCTCATGGTGCGCGCGGGCATGATCCGTCGCGTCGCCGGCGGTATCTATAACTATCTGCCGATCGGGCTGCGTTCGATCCGTAAAGTGGAAGCGATCGTGCGCGAGGAAATGAACCGGGCGGGCGCCATCGAACTGCTGATGCCGGCCGTGCAGCCGGCCGAGCTGTGGCAGGAATCGGGCCGCTGGGAAAAGTACGGTCCCGAGCTGCTGCGCTTCAAGGACCGCAAGCAGGCCGACTTCGTGATGGGCCCGACGCATGAGGAAGTCGTCACTGACATCGCGCGCAATCAGATCAAAAGCTACCGTCAGTTGCCGGTGAACTTCTACCAGGTGCAGACCAAGTTCCGCGACGAAATCCGTCCGCGTTTCGGCGTGATGCGCGGCCGCGAATTCATCATGAAAGACGCGTATTCGTTCGACAAGGACATCGAGGGTCTGCGCGAGTCGTATCGCAAGATGTACGACGCGTACGTGCGCATCTTCACGCGTCTCGGTCTGGACTTCCGCGCGGTCGCGGCCGATAACGGCTCGATCGGCGGCAGCGGCTCGCATGAGTTCCACGTGATCGCCGAGACCGGCGAAGACGATATCGCTTATTGCCCGACCTCGGATTTCGCCGCGAACGTCGAAGCCGCCGAAGCGCTGCCGCTGATCGCGCAACGCGCGGCGCCGGCAGAAGAGATGAAAAAGACCGCGACGCCCGGCAAGGCGAAGTGCGAGGCGGTTGCCGAACTGCTGAACATTCCGCTCGAGCGCACGATCAAGTCGGTCGTGCTCGCCACCGAGAACGAAGGCGCGCCGGCGACCATCTGGTTGCTGATGCTGCGCGGTGATCACGATCTGAACGAGATCAAGGCGGCCAAGCTTGCCGGCCTCGGTAATTTCCGCATGGCGACCGAAGCCGAGATCATCGAGACCTTCGGCACGCCGCCCGGCTACCTGGGTCCGATCAACACGAAGAAGTCGGTCAACGTGATCGCGGACAGCACGGTCGCGAACATGAGCGACTTCGTGGTCGGCGCGAACGAGGTCGACTATCACATCACCGGCGTGAACTGGGGCCGTGATCTGCCGGAGCCGGTCGTTGCCGACATCCGCAACGTGCGGAAGGGCGATCCGTCGCCGGACGGCAAGGGCGTGATCGACATCTGCCGCGGCATCGAAGTGGGCCACGTGTTCCAGCTCGGCACCAAATACTCCGAGGCGATGAACGCAACCTGCCTCGACGAGACCGGCAAGCCGCGGCCGATGGAAATGGGCTGCTACGGCATCGGCGTCACGCGTATTCTCGGCGCCGCGATCGAACAGAACTTCGACGACAAGGGCATCATCTGGCCGGAGTCGATCGCGCCGTTCGAAGTCGTGCTGTGCCCGATGGGCTATGACCGCAGCGACGCGGTGCGCGAGCAGGCCGACAAGCTGTACGCGGAACTCGTCGCGGCCGGCATCGACGTGATCCTCGACGATCGAGGCGAGCGCCCGGGCGTGATGTTCGCCGACTGGGAGCTGATCGGCGTGCCGCATCGTCTGGTGATCGGCGAGCGCGGTCTGAAGGACGGCAAGCTCGAGTATCAGGGCCGGCGCGATTCTGAAGCGACACTGCTGCCGGTCGAGGAAGCCGCCACAACCGTGATCGGCAAAGTGCGCGCGGCGCTCGCGGGCTAA
- a CDS encoding RNA pyrophosphohydrolase: MLDREGFRPNVGIILLNAHNEVFWGKRLREHSWQFPQGGIKYGETPVQAMYRELHEETGLLPEHVKVIGRTRDWLRYEVPDKFIKREVRGHYRGQKQIWFLLRMVGRDCDICLRATDHPEFDAWRWNEYWVPLDCVIEFKRDVYQLALTELSRFMRRPAPRAEKPGGHHGSRYPRVAPSMQNPPDSTVTMVATVSSVTVETSTHVLVVPDCGSGARGPARPVRERETADEAAIPLVRPGMRD; this comes from the coding sequence ATGCTGGATCGTGAAGGCTTTCGCCCGAACGTCGGCATCATCCTCTTGAACGCGCACAACGAGGTGTTTTGGGGCAAACGGCTCCGTGAACATTCCTGGCAGTTTCCGCAAGGGGGCATCAAATATGGTGAGACCCCCGTGCAAGCGATGTATCGGGAGTTACACGAAGAAACCGGGCTGCTTCCTGAGCACGTCAAGGTGATCGGTCGTACGCGCGACTGGTTGCGTTATGAGGTGCCTGACAAGTTCATCAAGCGCGAAGTACGCGGTCATTACCGCGGCCAGAAACAAATCTGGTTCTTGCTTCGGATGGTAGGACGCGATTGCGACATCTGTTTGCGCGCCACCGACCACCCTGAGTTCGATGCGTGGCGCTGGAACGAATATTGGGTGCCGCTCGACTGTGTGATCGAGTTCAAGCGGGATGTGTATCAGTTGGCGCTGACGGAGCTATCCCGTTTCATGCGCCGGCCTGCGCCGCGTGCGGAAAAACCTGGCGGGCACCATGGGTCGCGTTATCCGCGGGTAGCACCGTCAATGCAGAACCCGCCGGATTCCACAGTAACCATGGTCGCTACCGTGAGTTCGGTTACCGTCGAGACATCGACACATGTGCTGGTCGTGCCGGATTGCGGTTCCGGCGCGCGGGGGCCGGCAAGACCCGTGCGAGAGCGTGAAACGGCCGACGAGGCCGCTATCCCGCTAGTTCGCCCGGGCATGCGCGATTAA
- a CDS encoding CNP1-like family protein: MKAFVLAVACVATGALLAGCSSAGKPTNKDDSAFTYLLDRKSNWVENKVDSLPPLPTEANLLPFEVSGNTPLQFAIDKNSVSVGTDGVVRYTVVVVSPSGARNVNYQGIRCDTYEWRQYAGLNADHDGWDTTVATEFSRIEDGALNAYQSALYQDYMCANKMPTGSAKEIVENIRYKRTRTSQIH, from the coding sequence TTGAAAGCATTTGTACTCGCCGTGGCGTGCGTCGCCACTGGCGCCCTGCTGGCAGGCTGCTCGAGCGCCGGCAAACCGACCAATAAAGACGACAGCGCGTTCACGTACCTGCTGGACCGCAAGTCCAATTGGGTTGAGAACAAAGTGGACTCGCTGCCGCCACTGCCGACGGAAGCGAATCTGCTGCCGTTCGAAGTCTCCGGCAACACGCCGCTGCAGTTTGCGATCGACAAGAACTCGGTGAGCGTCGGCACCGACGGCGTGGTGCGCTACACGGTAGTTGTCGTGAGCCCGAGCGGCGCGCGCAACGTCAATTACCAGGGGATCCGCTGCGATACCTATGAATGGCGCCAGTACGCCGGCCTGAACGCGGATCACGACGGCTGGGATACAACGGTCGCCACTGAGTTCTCGCGTATCGAAGACGGTGCACTGAACGCATACCAGTCGGCGCTGTATCAGGACTATATGTGCGCGAACAAGATGCCGACCGGCAGCGCGAAAGAGATTGTCGAAAATATCCGCTACAAGCGGACACGGACGTCGCAAATTCACTGA
- a CDS encoding cytochrome C assembly family protein — protein sequence MDIVLYALTALLYGGLAVAGWRSHRHAAVRPLLESVPPLPAGGAPGAGVSAASGMSAPGRALLFVALLAHGVLLHTTIFPQNAMVFGFAFALSAMFWLGAGIYWIESFFFPLDGLRLLVLPLACVASLLPLAFNGVRVLPYAAAPMFKLHFLIANIAYGLFAIAALHAVLMLAVERRLHSMRGGLAQRHAAAAGNGWWSSWLDTLPPLLTLEKLLFRLIGAGFVLLTLTLVSGILFSEQLIDRALRLDHKTVFAILSWVMFGALLTARKVSGWRGRAALRWVLASFVALLLAYVGSRFVFEVLLHRPVV from the coding sequence ATGGATATTGTACTGTATGCCCTCACCGCGCTTCTCTACGGCGGCCTTGCCGTGGCCGGGTGGCGCTCGCACCGGCACGCGGCCGTGCGTCCGCTGCTCGAGAGCGTGCCGCCTCTGCCCGCCGGCGGTGCACCGGGCGCCGGCGTTTCGGCGGCCTCCGGCATGAGCGCGCCGGGGCGCGCGCTGCTGTTCGTCGCGCTGCTCGCGCACGGCGTGCTGCTGCACACCACGATCTTCCCTCAGAACGCGATGGTGTTCGGCTTCGCGTTCGCACTGTCGGCGATGTTCTGGCTCGGCGCCGGCATCTACTGGATAGAGAGCTTCTTCTTCCCGCTCGATGGCTTGCGGCTGCTCGTGCTGCCGCTCGCATGCGTCGCTTCGCTGCTGCCGCTCGCGTTCAACGGCGTGCGCGTGCTGCCGTACGCGGCCGCGCCGATGTTCAAGCTGCACTTTCTGATCGCCAACATCGCGTACGGTCTGTTCGCGATCGCGGCGTTGCACGCGGTGCTGATGCTGGCGGTCGAGCGGCGTTTGCATTCGATGCGCGGCGGCCTCGCGCAGCGTCATGCGGCAGCAGCCGGCAACGGCTGGTGGTCGAGCTGGCTCGACACGCTGCCGCCGCTGCTCACGCTCGAAAAGCTGTTGTTCCGCCTGATCGGCGCCGGCTTCGTGCTGCTCACGCTGACGCTCGTCTCCGGCATTCTGTTTAGCGAGCAACTGATCGACCGTGCATTGCGGCTCGATCACAAGACCGTGTTCGCGATTCTTTCGTGGGTGATGTTCGGCGCGCTGCTGACCGCGCGCAAGGTATCCGGCTGGCGCGGCCGTGCGGCATTGCGCTGGGTGCTGGCCTCGTTCGTCGCGCTGTTGCTCGCGTACGTCGGCAGCCGTTTCGTTTTCGAGGTGCTGTTGCACCGGCCTGTAGTGTGA